In Mugil cephalus isolate CIBA_MC_2020 chromosome 19, CIBA_Mcephalus_1.1, whole genome shotgun sequence, the genomic stretch ttaaagatAGTTTTTGGTCACTTTTATTCAATAAAACTCGatgaaaagaccaaaaaaaaaaaacatttcccctAAACGCGCACTACAGCACCAGATGTGAATCAATCCGCCACAGAAAATAGTCCCTGCGCCTCCTGCTTGTTGCAGCATTTGCTGAAGAAACTACAATAAAGCAGCAGtttgagggaaattaaaaactCATTGTTGGGCCTTTTGTTTGTCgacagtaaaagaaaatataaagttCCAGCAGCCTTAACCTTTTTAAAAGCTAATTTATTAGTTAACTGGTGTTAAGACTTCCAGCAGTTTGATagaaaaacactgtaaacaacattaaaggTTTGAGTTTAGACGCGTGTGAGAACTGAAATCACAAGAGGACaaatctaattattattaataaaaataaaataaaaataaaaaaacactgtaggATGTGATCAGAGCAtttcatgaacacacacatcgggaaaaaaaaacaaaaacacgtgtcAGAAATGAAGTTTAGGAGAAGAAGCAGCGGTTTTAAGATACAAACTTTAAACCTTCAGTTTCAGCTCTTATTTataagaatttaaaatgttctctttgcttttttttttttaatttatcctcAATTTGTCTTAATTTTATCCTTTTGtcttattaaaacattttcactgaaTGAATCTAATCTTGTGAATcctgttttctgcttcttcccCGTGTGTTTCAGCCAAAGAACGTGAGTCGAATGTAACACTGGCTTTTATTAATACGTCCTAAATTTAAAGTTGATATTTTTGCATAGAGACACGAGTGAAgcgtccaaaaaaaaagaaaaaagaagtgaaaaaacATTATTTCCCCCTAAAAACGAGTCATTTAAACCACCTGTGCAACAgcgttaaataaatatatttacagagTGAAACTAACTGAAGGTTTTAGTGGACGAGAAAACGCAACAAAAGCTTCATGTGTTTTCTGCagaatcacaaaaaaacaaaaacatgatgagtttttaatgttaaaaaatacaatatgagctaaaaaaataaactaaaactaaacttatgaGTCAGTTCAACACAAGCTAAGATGTGATAAACTAAACAGCGACgggtccgtgtgtgtgtgtgcggctgaaacaacagaaaaggtttagattttttttaaaaaaaagggggttttgCATCtcatagttgttgttgttgggggagAGTGGGGGGGGCTGAGaggacgggagggagggagggggggcataaATAGAAGTATTGCTAAGTATCTACctactaattaaaaaaaggcGTATAAAAATGCAGAGCGCCGCTCCCTCCTGCATGACGTACAAAGCCTTGGTCTATTGTCCTcatacaaaaatgtacaaaacaaatgtgctgCAAAACAACCAGaatgtttcagaaaaaaacacatataaataaaaagtacgGGCGTCACCTGGCGACGACGCAGATGGACCTCGATCgacccccttccctccctcattCTGTTTCTAAGGcagttcagtttttcttttttttgtacacgAGCTAATGAGAAAGTGTTACTGAACGTCGTCTCCCGTTATCCCTCCCGGCCACCGGGGGTCAGTATTTGAGCCACGGGTGAGCAGCGATGGAGGCTTTGCTCCGGTCCCCGTAGTCGTACAGCAGCTCCTCCCCCTTCTCGATGTCCCGCGAGGCGACGAGGATGAGGTGGGGGACGCCGTTGATGTCGTGGAGCTTCGTCTGACAGTTCCCCGTTTTGCTGTGGTTGATCAGGCGGCCTTTACGGTGCGTCTCTTTAGTGGCGTccacgctgcaaaaaaaaaaaaaaagaagaagaagaagaagaaacaaaaagatcCAGACGTgagctgatcagccacaacattacgaccacggacaggagacgtaaatgaCGTTTAAACCGTGTTGTGATaaatcagtgtttctgctgggaaacttttagttcattcatgtggatgttacttagacatgtagcccccacctacaccagaccagacccccccacccccccaccccataggaatgacccagcctgacacagatacaaaaacactttaagaacaatttaaaaaaacaaaaaaaaaaaacatgaaaagtaaaatctaaatgcactagatcccaaactgatcaaagcCCCCAACTAACCCTCAGaaagacctgcacaatattaggaaagtggtcataatgttatgccggatagGTGCATTACGTTAAgtgttttagttgtttagttTAACTCTCGGTCTAATTTATCTACATTTATTCAAGCGTCTGAAACGTGTCcctgatgcagagattaaagctttaaaataaaaaggaggcGTTTTCTCGTACCAGTACGTCTTGCACAGATACTGGAAGTAGTACATGTAGCAGCCGGTGGCCGGGTTCTGCGCGTATTCGGCCTCCCTCTTCTTGGCGTCGGTGATCTGCAGCAGGTCTCCGTGATACTCCACCACGTAGTCGCCCTTCTGGAAAGGCCGCGTGGCGAACACCGCCCTCCCCTTCCCTTCTATGTTCTGCACCTGAGGGAAAGACGTGAAGTCAGATCCAGGACCAAACACTTCACAGCTTGTTTCCTAAACCAGCTGATGCTATGTTCtcctgaccacatggtggcgctgctgctgatttatttgagattttagagcatgaagacctggtatcggaagtatcgatacttCAGTACGGATCAGTGGAGCTTAGAGACGGATCAGATCAGAGAAGTGAAGTTTTACCTCCATCCCCTCCTCTATCCCGTTTAAGATGAGGTCGTCTAAAAGCTTCTTTTGTTCACACTGGAAGAGAAACGGAACAAAGAACAGAGTTTAGAAACTGAGGATGAAAGGAAACgattcttctccttcttcttatACAGTTCAAGGGTTTAAACTCTAAATGTTTTGTTCGTAAATGATCTCAGAACCATTATTTCAGTCTCTTCTGTTAAAAACTGAGACTAAATCAACACAAACCTGTAGTTTATAGACGTCTGCTGGTTCTTTGGGGACAGATTGATAAGTTTCTGTTCTATCAGGAGATAATTCTGCTTATTTTAAACCATGCATTCCTCATTTTAAGGCATCTTGATAATTGCTTTATATGAGGACCTGACTCCCCAGTTTGAACCAGAGCAAACATGATCTTAAAATAAcctttattcaaaataaaagttgcagaacaacaacaataataataataaaacacgcTCTCACCTTCagctctgttttgctttttctcgAGCTTCGTCTTATTGGGTAGAAATCTGTAACTTTTCGGTTTTGGGAGTTTTTTCTGCCTGAACTGTCgtagagagtaaaaaaaaaaaaaaagagttagaAACATCcccctgttgtgttttctgatttaaacGTGTGGACGACGTACGTTCCCCGCGTGGACTTCCTGCTCCGGACTCCTCTCCGCTGGAGGCCGTGGAGGCCGTGGAGGGCGCCGCTGTTGTTGGCGTGGAGCGGAGCGTGGGTCACGTTGTTGCTGAGGGGCATGGGGGCGTCGGGGGGAGGAGGGCGGAGGCAGgcgggagtgggagtgggagtgggaggacAGTGGAGCTGTTCGTCTGGCCAGCAGGCTGAACCGTCTGTGGGCGTAGAGAGCGGCGAGGATACGGAGACAAACATGAACCAGATTCCTCCACGATAACAGAAATGAGAGGATGtatgatgtaaaataataagCGCCGGTGCGTTTGCTcaccctcctcctgcctctgagCGTCGCTCTGCAGCGAACACACCGGAGAGCGTCGCCCGTCCTGCGTCAGCCGGATGGTCGCGTTTTCATCGTGAACAGCTGATATGGACTTGGTGCAGCTTAAGACGGTCAGCGAGGGGCTGCACATGATGTCCTGAGAGACAAAACCTCGTTTAGTTCATGGAAACAACCCGAGATCTGAGAGGTAAAATTCCCTCtggtgtcaaactcagaaacattctcattagattagattcaactttagtGTCATCACACATGTTcaggtacagagcaacaaaatgcagGTTAGCATCTAACCAGTAAGTTTATGTGGCATAAATAGTTTGGTATATAAGAGGTATATATGTAAATGGTACAGGTTGGTTTATAGTATATGGACAATAATCACAGATGGAAACTTATGTACAGGTGAGTGACCAAAAAACAGGAACTATAACATAAATTACACTGGAGGAAGAGAGCAGAttataaattacaaaatacagataaagtgCATGAATAATAAGCAGTAGCTACTAATCTTTGGTACTTTGTGAGTTAAGGTGTATGAGGACTTTTCCAGCTGGTTTTCTAGTTAAACGCACATTTATTGGCCTTTTTAATTTGCTATTGTCAAGTaacagttacagaaaacaacgacaacacaaaattaaaaataataacattttatttttaagtggcTTTATTTTTGTGGCTGGGATTTGAGCTTGAACGTGCTCCATTTCTGCCATTTTTTGTTCAAAATCTCCTTCTTTTAAAGATGTAAATAACTTTCAGATATGTGAACCATGGATCCCTGGGTAaatttaaggtttaaaattttccttttctttgagAACCATATGGTACTATCTCCAAATTTAGGTGATTCCTGTATCACAGAAATTTCTTATCATCGCCTTTAACCATTATTATAACCAAGATGTAATGAATTGGTTCTTTGTTTATAAATTACCAATTTTTGagtttggaaatgttttaataatatttcaactcattatttttattttaaagttcttttctttaacagtta encodes the following:
- the kmt5aa gene encoding N-lysine methyltransferase KMT5A-A, encoding MRRATRHENNSDVNGDIMCSPSLTVLSCTKSISAVHDENATIRLTQDGRRSPVCSLQSDAQRQEEDGSACWPDEQLHCPPTPTPTPACLRPPPPDAPMPLSNNVTHAPLHANNSGALHGLHGLQRRGVRSRKSTRGTSGRKNSQNRKVTDFYPIRRSSRKSKTELKCEQKKLLDDLILNGIEEGMEVQNIEGKGRAVFATRPFQKGDYVVEYHGDLLQITDAKKREAEYAQNPATGCYMYYFQYLCKTYCVDATKETHRKGRLINHSKTGNCQTKLHDINGVPHLILVASRDIEKGEELLYDYGDRSKASIAAHPWLKY